The genomic DNA CAACAACCGCAGACACACTATTATCCTCTTTCTCTTCGACATTGCTTTCGCAACATCCAACATTTtcattgcacttcttcaataCACCAAACTTTTCCAAGTTACCAAGAATCGAACCTTGCTGCAAAACGTGTTTCTCTTGAAACGGTATCTTCCTGCCAAACAAATCACAGAAACTATCAGTAAAACAGAAACCTTCTCATCTCACAAACCAAAccctaacaacaacaaaagctcCAAACTTTTCTAACAATTTACCTATCTATCTCCTTATTAAACCATATGTTACAAGCTTCAGGCGACAGATACGAATCTTCGATATCTTTACAAATACCTCCATGAACATCatcaattttcttaattagctgaaGAAACTTAGAAACACTCATACTATATAGCAGATCCCTCTTCATCTCTGAAGTAACAACAGAACAAGATCCcatcttcttatcttcttcttcttgtccggCATTAATACCCTTCTGATAAAAACTTTGACCAGACAATGCTACTGTTTGTTTAAGTAAAGGACATCTCTTGACATGCCCTTCGAGATTCTCCTGCAACACAGAGCTACAAATTTCGAATCAAACAGTTTGTTACAAAACAGCAAGATAAATAGCAAATTTAAAACcttgtgaaaaaagaaaaaaaatttgacttaCTGAGAAGGATCGATAGGGCATGGAATCCATTCACCTTCCAATCTCTGACTATGGTTCCCACAAAACctgtttagaaaaaaatcagCTCTCCCCACTtactttgaaaaagaaaaaaaacgaaactttacACTTCCTCGTAAAATCAAAACTCACACAGAACTGTCGATTCGAGAATTCGCgcatgatctcttcttcttcggaaGCCAGAAACTGCATCGGTTGCGATTACTACTCTTCGCCTCCATTCTCAGCGACAGCTTTGCTCAGCgaaggaaggagagagagagagagacaaaggtTTTCAACGGGTCCTAAAATGGGCTTCGTTTTTGGCCCATTAACGACccattaagatttttaaaaaatcgaaTCGATGTAACCAACCACCGGTCTCTTAAAAAGGACACGTGGCATGTCGAAAACAAGAAGCatgtttcttctcctcctttcatactctttacattttcttccgccggaaaaaacttaaatcacacagaaAACGCAAGGAAGACGAcgaagagacgaagaagaagatgtctgCGACGGCGATTTTTTCTCTAACAAACTCCAAAGCCTTCGTTAACGGATTCGATAACCGGACATTTCGTTTCCGTAACCCCGTAGCTGCTAAACCAAGTTCAAGATGTTTTCCTTCTCCGTTGAAGCCTTCGTCTCTTGCTTCGAGTTTCTCTCCTTTGATTTTAACCAATAGACCCTTTAAAACTTCAGTATTCAAAAGATTTGATACTCTCATGGAATGGCAAGAATGCAAGTAAGCCAGATTCTAATTCCTCTGCtagatttacaaaataatactTTAATTTGTAGAACTGATTGGTCTGGAGATACAAAGTTGAATACTTTTTCATCAACGGTAGCTTTTTAGATAGTTAAATTTTGATGCTTTTTCACTGTTCATGTGTCAATGAAGATtttataaacctttttttaatcTCTGGAAAATTACAGAGTAAAGATGAAGGTTGAAGTGCCAGTATCAGTTGCTTATGGACTTTACTCGGAGCGTGAATCAATTCCTAGATGGATGACATTCATTTCTTCCGTTAAGGTGATttgactttgtttgtttgtttgtttgttcatatGAACTGTTTCTGTTGgcttttggatttgttttttttgatgttCCTTGGTTTTAGTTCTGCAGATACTGAAGGACAAGCCTGATTTATCTCGATGGACTTTGAAATATAAAGCGTTTGGTCAGAATCTTGAGTACGCTTGGCTTGCTAAGAACTTGCAGGTAAGTATCCTAAGCTCCACTCACTATCTAGAACATGTTAAAACGGCTTTGATTGCTCTATATTTGGATTTCACATTGTTTTCTTGATAATGTTTTATGCAGCCTCTCCCGAACCAGAAAATACACTGGATTTCTCTTGAAGGCCTTCCTAACAAGTAAACAGAACTGAAACGTATCAGTGATTCTGAATCTCCATCTCTTGAACCTACCTTGATGTAAAGGTCTTGCTTTTTTTACAGGGGCACTGTCCGCTTTTTCCCGCTAGGTCCTTCATCATGTGATGTAGAAGTGAGATTTCATTGTTCATAGCTTTGGTTTCGAGTTTCCTTCACCAGTTTCATCACTTCTTTTCTGagttcttctttgctttgtttgcAGCTAACCTTTGCATATGAAGTCCCCCTGCTACTTATTCCATTCGCAGCGGTAAGAAAGCATTCTTAATTCAACCTGTAAAATTGTATCAATATTCAATGATTTAGTGAGTGAAGATCCTGTAACATTTTCCTCTAATGTTTTACaattcatctttgttttcttcaggcACTTCAACCGCTAATGCAAGGATTGATCAAGAATAGTTTGGAGCAATTTGCAGAGATAGCAAAAAGCACAAAGACCACTTAGTTAAACATTACAACACAACATCATTGCACTGTTCTTACAGGAGTTTGCACAGAGAAACCtcatatagattttttatagtGTGCATTTCATACAAAGAactggttatatatatatatatataatcacaacATTTTACTCTTCGTCTAAATTTCTGAGTTTATTATATCTATGTTGTCAGGAAAATAAACATGCAGCATTCTTATGTATCATTGTATATGAAAGAAATGaagtaaatttgataaaatatagGATCAAGGTTCatccctttttaatatatataaatgta from Camelina sativa cultivar DH55 chromosome 2, Cs, whole genome shotgun sequence includes the following:
- the LOC104713470 gene encoding uncharacterized protein LOC104713470, whose protein sequence is MSATAIFSLTNSKAFVNGFDNRTFRFRNPVAAKPSSRCFPSPLKPSSLASSFSPLILTNRPFKTSVFKRFDTLMEWQECKVKMKVEVPVSVAYGLYSERESIPRWMTFISSVKILKDKPDLSRWTLKYKAFGQNLEYAWLAKNLQPLPNQKIHWISLEGLPNKGTVRFFPLGPSSCDVELTFAYEVPLLLIPFAAALQPLMQGLIKNSLEQFAEIAKSTKTT